TATGCACCACAGCGCCAGTAGCTCTGCTTTAGCGGCCGAGGAGGTCTCCCGTGGCGTGGCAGTGGAGAAATTAGACAGTGTTAAGAAATGGGGCATCAACACCTACAAGGTACACTTTCCACAGCTACTGCATTTTTGGACAGTTTTGTTTTGAATAGTGAAAAAGAGGCCAGTGACTCAGTCCTGGGGAACTTGAAGCTACCCCAGcccattttttttcctcattaaACTGTGgtgaacaaacacacatacacatgtacacacacacacacacacacacacacacacaaacgcacacacacacaatcttgttgaactttttaaaaaaaaatcaatatattCAATTGAATTTAAAGCTGTTGTGTGATTTCTTTTCAAAGTTTTGCAATGGGGATTGCTGACGGCTTGGTATTTTTAAATTCAATTCACTGCTGTGGTGTGTAGGACATGAATATTATGTTTCTGATGCATGCATGCCTTGTGGGTTTGAAAAATCTGATATAAGCCGTAAAACATCTTTACTTTTCAGGTGAGACATTGGTATCCCAGGAAAACAAGTTgcactgtcacaactgtcacaaatcTACGACATccgcatttattttatttttctctcaAGACATTTGCCTTATTGTAGTTCGCGTTTCCCATATTCACTCTATTCTAGTGCaccaagcagctgttctcggagCGGTTTGGCCGAGGCTCACGGACCGTAGACTTGGAACTGGAGGCTCAGATTGACGTGCTGAGAGAAACCAAGCACAAGTATGAGAACATTCTCAGACTGGCCACAGCACTCACCAGCCATTTTCACAACATGGTGGAGACACAACAGGCTCTAGGAGACACTTTTGCTGATCTCAGCCAGAAGTCGCCAGAGCTGCAGGTAAACAGGAGCATTATCTTCATAGCGTCTTTTTTTATTTGAAGTAGAACTGTAGTTAAAATGTAAAACCACGGTCTGTTTCTGCAGGATGAGTTTGGATATAATGCAGAAACACAAAAGCTGTTGTGCAAGAACGGGGAGTCTCTCCTTGGAGCCATTAACTTCTTTGTTTCAAGCATCAACACGCTGGTCAACAAAACTATGGAGGACACCCTGATGACCATTAAGCAGTATGAGAATGCAAGGTGAACAAAATTTGACACTTTGACCAACTAATTTTGTTAACATCAATATGAAATAGGAGATCCCAAAATTCCCtatgggaatgggggggggggactttgagTATGACGGTGGGTTTTTTTTGCTGTCGATCTGCAGACTTGAGTTTGATGCCTACCGCTCTGATCTGGAAGAGCTGAGCCTGGGCCCAAGAGATGCTGCTGCCATGGTGCGGATCGAGATGGCCCAACAGGAGTACCAGATTCACAGAGACAAATATGAAAGGCTGCGCAGTGATGTCACCATCAAACTCAAATTCCTGGAGGAAAATAAGGTTTGTAGTAAAATTTTTGTATTTTACtactttaaattaaaaaaaaaatttttttaa
This DNA window, taken from Lampris incognitus isolate fLamInc1 chromosome 7, fLamInc1.hap2, whole genome shotgun sequence, encodes the following:
- the LOC130115929 gene encoding arfaptin-2-like isoform X3, encoding MADFSDSILSKAATMEIPINNNGEPGTLPEDDSLEQDLQQVMVSGPNLNETSIVSGGYGGPAGGIIPTSSIKDLRMKSRGVNIPQSQSASRITKQADQHPGSMHHSASSSALAAEEVSRGVAVEKLDSVKKWGINTYKCTKQLFSERFGRGSRTVDLELEAQIDVLRETKHKYENILRLATALTSHFHNMVETQQALGDTFADLSQKSPELQDEFGYNAETQKLLCKNGESLLGAINFFVSSINTLVNKTMEDTLMTIKQYENARLEFDAYRSDLEELSLGPRDAAAMVRIEMAQQEYQIHRDKYERLRSDVTIKLKFLEENKVKVMHKQLLLFHNAISAYFAGNQQQLEQTLIQFNVKLKPPGSDKPSWLEEQ
- the LOC130115929 gene encoding arfaptin-2-like isoform X1, with amino-acid sequence MADFSDSILSKAATMEIPINNNGEPGTLPEDDSLEQDLQQVMVSGPNLNETSIVSGGYGGPAGGIIPTSSIKGPAIRFNPEYLDRRRAPALGPGDLRMKSRGVNIPQSQSASRITKQADQHPGSMHHSASSSALAAEEVSRGVAVEKLDSVKKWGINTYKCTKQLFSERFGRGSRTVDLELEAQIDVLRETKHKYENILRLATALTSHFHNMVETQQALGDTFADLSQKSPELQDEFGYNAETQKLLCKNGESLLGAINFFVSSINTLVNKTMEDTLMTIKQYENARLEFDAYRSDLEELSLGPRDAAAMVRIEMAQQEYQIHRDKYERLRSDVTIKLKFLEENKVKVMHKQLLLFHNAISAYFAGNQQQLEQTLIQFNVKLKPPGSDKPSWLEEQ
- the LOC130115929 gene encoding arfaptin-2-like isoform X5, yielding MADSILSKAATMEIPINNNGEPGTLPEDDSLEQDLQQVMVSGPNLNETSIVSGGYGGPAGGIIPTSSIKDLRMKSRGVNIPQSQSASRITKQADQHPGSMHHSASSSALAAEEVSRGVAVEKLDSVKKWGINTYKCTKQLFSERFGRGSRTVDLELEAQIDVLRETKHKYENILRLATALTSHFHNMVETQQALGDTFADLSQKSPELQDEFGYNAETQKLLCKNGESLLGAINFFVSSINTLVNKTMEDTLMTIKQYENARLEFDAYRSDLEELSLGPRDAAAMVRIEMAQQEYQIHRDKYERLRSDVTIKLKFLEENKVKVMHKQLLLFHNAISAYFAGNQQQLEQTLIQFNVKLKPPGSDKPSWLEEQ
- the LOC130115929 gene encoding arfaptin-2-like isoform X2, which gives rise to MADFSDSILSKAATMEIPINNNGEPGTLPEDDSLEQDLQQVMVSGPNLNETSIVSGGYGGPAGGIIPTSSIKGPAIRFNPEYLDRRRAPALGPDLRMKSRGVNIPQSQSASRITKQADQHPGSMHHSASSSALAAEEVSRGVAVEKLDSVKKWGINTYKCTKQLFSERFGRGSRTVDLELEAQIDVLRETKHKYENILRLATALTSHFHNMVETQQALGDTFADLSQKSPELQDEFGYNAETQKLLCKNGESLLGAINFFVSSINTLVNKTMEDTLMTIKQYENARLEFDAYRSDLEELSLGPRDAAAMVRIEMAQQEYQIHRDKYERLRSDVTIKLKFLEENKVKVMHKQLLLFHNAISAYFAGNQQQLEQTLIQFNVKLKPPGSDKPSWLEEQ
- the LOC130115929 gene encoding arfaptin-2-like isoform X4, with the protein product MADFSDSILSKAATMEIPINNNGEPGTLPEDDSLEQDLQQVMVSGPNLNETSIVSGGYGGPAGGIIPTSSIKGSMHHSASSSALAAEEVSRGVAVEKLDSVKKWGINTYKCTKQLFSERFGRGSRTVDLELEAQIDVLRETKHKYENILRLATALTSHFHNMVETQQALGDTFADLSQKSPELQDEFGYNAETQKLLCKNGESLLGAINFFVSSINTLVNKTMEDTLMTIKQYENARLEFDAYRSDLEELSLGPRDAAAMVRIEMAQQEYQIHRDKYERLRSDVTIKLKFLEENKVKVMHKQLLLFHNAISAYFAGNQQQLEQTLIQFNVKLKPPGSDKPSWLEEQ